The genomic interval GATACTGATTACTTGAGAGCTAAACCATGAAATTGCATTGACAACAACCTATTTATGAAACCAACGAAAATCTGCAAGTGTGATTACAATACAAGATCAAGTAGTTAAGTTATTTGTTGAATACGCAATTGTATACAGAAAATCGTGTGGGGTTCAATATTGATGTAGAGGGGcataaaaagataaaacatgGGAATGAAAAGATTACCAGGTTTCAAATCACGGTGTATGATCCCATGAGAGTGCAAGCATTCCATAGCACGAGCAATATCAAGTGCAAACCCAACAGCAACACTTCTGTCCAAGCACCCAGGCCTCATGTTCAGCAAGTACTTACGTAATGTACCTCCCCATAAAAGCTCAGTTACTATCACCATTACAGGCTCCTTGCAAGCACCAATAAACTGTCGATAcaaagtttgatattttttttataagattttatacACGATAATAGGAGATTATAAAGCTTTTCTAATCAAATCCAACCTTCACTAGGTTGTTATGCTGAACTCTGGACAACATTTCAACTTCTCTTGCAAATTGTGCTTCTCTCTTGGCAATGTCCTCTGGAGTTTCTCCTTTATGAATAATCTTGATAGCAACAGTCTGGTTTTTGCATCTGAAGAGAACCCAATTACCAATATCTAGACAGTAAGCTAACCATACACACTTGCAATTTATTGATTTCTGAGTGATTACTAAAGCACAATTCAATGCAAGTGTAACCACTCCCTTCAAAATAAGGAATTCAAAATACCAAAACAGATTGAACTATTAACAGCACCTTCTAAGCATTACCAAGATAATAGAAATCTATATTGTGATTACTTAAAATCCACTGATTACCTAAAGGTGCATACGTAGTAAACGgcagaaaataagagagagaggcTTCATTTCACAAAACCTATGCAAGTATTTTGCAGATCTAAATTATAGGTCTCTGAAAGAAGAACAAAGTTGCCACGCCTGAGGAAAGGCATTGCCCAGAGGTCAAATTCTCCAGACCAAATAACTAGGAagaatcaaattcaagaaaagctTTAAACTTACTTTCCCTCGTACACTTTAGCATGAGCTCCCTCTCCAATTTTTGGCCCAACAAATAGATGGTTGGGATCAATAAGCCATTTTGCATCCAATATGTACTCATCAGGTGAGTAGATCCTACGCCCAGATTCCATCCTTTCAAAACAGAAATGAACTTAACATCAATATCTACCGGCGAACTCTAACACATATCAGAGGATTCAGAACTCGAAACTGAAATGAAAGCGTCGAAAAACCGGTTAGCACAGAGAGTGAATGGATAGCTGACACTACACGACATGCTCCGTGGTACTCTGATACTTTCTGCTGCTCATAACCACATATCAAGAAGAGTTCTACTATAATCTGATGCCTTGTATCTCCTAGAGGAGGCAAAAGCAGATAAGCCCACATgtgcaacagagagagaaaacagaaaaagataGTGCCATGTGTGTGACACTAAACACGAAAACAAAGCTCAAAGCCCAAAGAGATTTCTTGAAAATGCATGGGGAAAAGAGAGGAATCCCCAGAAAGGAAAACAGGGGATGATAAGCAATCAACAAAAACTCAGTATGTGAAGAATAATCGAAACCTATGACCCATTATAGACGTTAATTAAATGGAATAATGGATTTTCagctaattaaatatttctagGTTCAGAGCTTCACTCCTGATCTGCAGACAAAATCATGAAAAAGATAAGTCTTTGTCCAGAAAAAGAATatagagagatagagatcaGAGTTGTGCCTACTGCAATAAAGACTGGTAGCCTACAAGaagcaagcaaaaaaaaaaaagaaataaaaaaaagggggggggggggggggtggggaaTAAAGAAGAGGCTGGGAAGCCATAGATTAATCAAAAGCACATGGATGCCGATCTCGTAACATGGGCAATAAGAAATGCCTGGAGTAGCTCTTACCTTGCAACGTTCTAGTATGGAACAAAATATCCAGTCTTCTTATATTTTGATTTCACGTAATGGCCAAGGCTTCATCATGCAGGCATAAATAGGGGTCTCTAGTGAGAGTCAAGCAGCCTCCACTCAGAATTATTCTGTTCatataaacttttctttttgttttcttctttcatatgtTAAATGACAAAGTCTCGTTTGATCGGATTATTTCTCTTAAAGTTTTGTTCGAACTCAAGAGTCCTGAGtgaaaaaagagataaatatataaagtagatccaacaatttttattatatatttaacggcaaccaaaatatttatatacacagcaataaatattgtatggtCTACTTTATATACGAATTTGAATAGAGATTCATTACATTGATAAGTTATTGTATGGTCTACTTATTTCTTGTATgactaaaattttaataaatattgtattaaaatattgttaaatgtGACTATATTGTATTAAAACTCGAAGATTTTCTTTTgcctctttttatctttttggagtTACGAGGCctatgcttttttatttattaaattaattctataaatttagtttttccATAAATAAGCATAATACAATTTAGGGCGGTGAATGCGAGTCACAAGCAGAGAACATATGACATTATggcatgtgtgtgtatatatatataaaaaaaattttagatatatgtTTCTCGGtagattatttaaaaatatataattttatttttttattctcatgataaaaaaataaaattatatatttttaaataatgtataaAATGTAAGAGTAAGGGCAGGTGGCTCCTCCCAAGTGCCTGACATATCCAGTAAACGACCAagcattacatatatatatttacaaaatatttcattacggCATAAATGTTCCTGATTCTGCAACCCACACACTACGATTTCACGAAAAAGCAAGCCATCCAATCCCCACTGGATCGGTACATTTATTTCAAGTTTATTTATATGGGAAATAGCAGTCAACTGGAGCTTTTTAAGCCCTCCTCTCCCCACTCATGAGATCCATCACAACACGCTTGATACTTCCATTGTTCTTCATTAGCAGCCTCTTGTTCGTTTCATCATCACGAAATCCCTGCAGTCACACAACATTTACCCAACAATTTTAAACATCCCTCTAAGGCTGTCTGCTATATAATGCAATCCAAGGCTGGAAACAAGGCAAATAAAACAGCAATAATAATAacctgaagaagaagaagaagaaagaaaagccAACATTGAAAGCTTTGTTATGCTTTCCAAAGAAAACTTACCATCTCCCGCAGCTCTTCTAGGATTGGATCCCACTCCGAAACACCACAGAGATCATCCACAGACTTCTCCAGATTGTACTCGTTCATCCTCAAGATTTCCTTGTTCAGATCAACCTGCTTGAAACCCATCTCCTCAAGTTCCTTAAGAAGGGTCTCCTCAACAGCGTTCTTTACAGTGACCCCTTGAGCTGATGCCATTAGATCCACAACTTTGAACGGCACCAGGGTGGGTGCTGAAGGAGTGTCGGATTGTGCATGGCTTGGTGCTCCGGGGGCATTGGATGGTGCCTGGGTGGGTGCTGCCAGAGCAACGTCAGAGACGTCAATAATGGGATATAACACTGCCTCTTGTGTTGCAGATGAAGAAGAGATGCCATTGCCAACCAGTAACGTATCATTTATTGGAAAGTTCAGATCATGGTCCTTAGGCAGCTCATCAACCACTGGTTTTACAGGTTCTGTCGTTGTGTTTGAGTTACCAGACTGGAGAAGCTCACCATTTGCTTCTATAATTTCAAGAACAGTATCGGGGGACAGATTCAGGTTCAAGCCTTTTGGTTTATCAACCTGAATTTATGAATGTATAAGCACAGATTATTTTATGAATGATTTAAGCACAGATTATAGAGAATTAGATTATCATGGCATATATTCAGAAAACAAGATGGGTGCATGTAATGCGAGCTTACCTCGATCATAACCCAGATACGTTGCCCAAACATTTGATGGGATGGGGAAGCCATTTTCCAGATTGAAGTATATCGACCAGGAGATGCAGGTGCGGTGAGATCAACTGCAATGTCGAGCTCCTGGCCCACAGGCACACCATTCTCAGGAACCTGGCAACGAGTTGAGCAACGAGTTGAGAAAGGTGAATAAGGAAGAATAATAACATCCAATACTCAAGAAAGACGCCAgactcaaaaaacaaaaaaggcatGAACATGATAAGAATACTAGAATATTGTGAAAAATAGCTCACCTCTATCTCAACAGAAAAGGCATTACTTAATCTGTCTCCCTCAATCCAGACAAGTTGTGTCCCACGAGGCCAAACTGCACTGCCATTGTTGCGCATCTTCCAAATCTTAGTAAATGGGGTAGATGGGGCCATCACAGTACCATCCATCACATTAACATCCAAAATGAAGCGACTATCTAGCTTTTGGTTAGACAGATTAAATATATCTGGCGTAGCAACCCAGGGAGAACTCATCTGAGAATCCATCTGAGGATTCATCTGAGAATTTAAATATAGACAGAAGACTACAAATCAGTACACAAACGAGATACAAAGAGCAGCACGACAGATACAAGGAAGCTACATACTTGCTCACATATGTCATTGAAGGACCGTGGAATCCTACAAGACATAGGGCGGTCCATTCTCCAGTAATCAGTCTCGTTGCCCATTTCTGAGAAGCAAATACTGCAAAGATCATAGTTGGATTTTCTGCaacaaattattcaaaattagcTTTTACGATGATGAGTCTCGAGAAATACTTCGTTAACTGGTTAACAACAGAGCTAAATAAATTTCTTACACTTTAGACTTGTATCGTGGTCCAGTAATGGGATGAACTCCACAACCATCACATTGTACACCCTTGTGGAAAATACCTCCCACGAGCGGAGTACTTCTATGGCTCCTTTTAGATGGGTGGTGAGGATGGTATCCAAAAAAAGGCACTGCTAAATCATTTCCTATGGGCGTCCCAGCAAATGGACACTCATTGAAAGGAACCCGTCGCAAATTCAAAGGGTGGGTAGGCCTTGCAGGAACAGATAAACTTGCATTTGCAACACAACCAGATGACTTACCTTTGCTGTCCTTTTTAGCATTCTTCTTAGCACTCTTCCTGTCCTCTCCAACAGGAACATCAGATGCAAAGGATCCAACTTTTACAGTTACTAACGGATTTGAATCAGTGGGAGGTAGATTCAAATCAACAGACTTAAGGAGAGGGGTCACCGGTGCCCCAACACCTCTGCTTACATTTCCAGTGTTCGCCCGTTGACTGTTTTCGGCTGCTGAGTCGACAAGCATGGACTTTGGCATCATCTCAGCCATGTCTCCGTCCTTTGAAGCACTTGAACCACCAGCAACATTCTGTGTGCTTGAGCCTGCACCACCATTAGAGTGTGAATCCAGATTCAGTTGGGATTGTGCCAACTTCGATATAAAGTCAACTAGCTCAAGAAGCACAGGACCAGCAGCAGCTTTAGAAGAGGTAGCTTTAGAAACAATGTCGAGCGAAAGCTTTGAAAGTGCTTCATGTAGCTTAAGTGCTTCGCGTGGTAGTTGTGGCACAGATTTTAATACCTCAGCAAAATCTGTTTTGTTAGTCCGAGATGGAGGCAGGACTCGAGGAGATCTTAATGGGGTAGAATTTCCACTCGATCGAGCAGACGAGTTGACACCTTTGTCGTTGCTCAGTTGTACAACGATCCTCAAGACTTTCAGGCGCTGCCTCACCACATCATGCAGATCTTCGTCATCAGCAAGAGTTACAACATCACCATCTTCATCAACATAAGTCAGGGTAAAGTCAGCATCAGCAGGGAAATTGAAGAAACTAAGTATCTTCCCCCTCAACCCAGCCATGTCAAGATCTAGTTTTTCATCTTCATTAATAAAAGCTCTGATCCGCTTAAGAGTATCTCCAAATTTAACCTGTACAGACACGAGTCCACAACTGGTTA from Juglans regia cultivar Chandler chromosome 2, Walnut 2.0, whole genome shotgun sequence carries:
- the LOC109005540 gene encoding protein JOKA2, which encodes MEAKEETLVIKVKFGDTLKRIRAFINEDEKLDLDMAGLRGKILSFFNFPADADFTLTYVDEDGDVVTLADDEDLHDVVRQRLKVLRIVVQLSNDKGVNSSARSSGNSTPLRSPRVLPPSRTNKTDFAEVLKSVPQLPREALKLHEALSKLSLDIVSKATSSKAAAGPVLLELVDFISKLAQSQLNLDSHSNGGAGSSTQNVAGGSSASKDGDMAEMMPKSMLVDSAAENSQRANTGNVSRGVGAPVTPLLKSVDLNLPPTDSNPLVTVKVGSFASDVPVGEDRKSAKKNAKKDSKGKSSGCVANASLSVPARPTHPLNLRRVPFNECPFAGTPIGNDLAVPFFGYHPHHPSKRSHRSTPLVGGIFHKGVQCDGCGVHPITGPRYKSKVKSNYDLCSICFSEMGNETDYWRMDRPMSCRIPRSFNDICEQMNPQMDSQMSSPWVATPDIFNLSNQKLDSRFILDVNVMDGTVMAPSTPFTKIWKMRNNGSAVWPRGTQLVWIEGDRLSNAFSVEIEVPENGVPVGQELDIAVDLTAPASPGRYTSIWKMASPSHQMFGQRIWVMIEVDKPKGLNLNLSPDTVLEIIEANGELLQSGNSNTTTEPVKPVVDELPKDHDLNFPINDTLLVGNGISSSSATQEAVLYPIIDVSDVALAAPTQAPSNAPGAPSHAQSDTPSAPTLVPFKVVDLMASAQGVTVKNAVEETLLKELEEMGFKQVDLNKEILRMNEYNLEKSVDDLCGVSEWDPILEELREMGFRDDETNKRLLMKNNGSIKRVVMDLMSGERRA